A window of the Oryza brachyantha chromosome 5, ObraRS2, whole genome shotgun sequence genome harbors these coding sequences:
- the LOC102718555 gene encoding probable methyltransferase PMT23, which yields MAVPSDARKRRPFLLSLSLFLLVSALLALAFLFLDPSAQTLSVLSSRLTAHSSLAPPAAPGGGRNPTPIPTPGDTPRPQAPAVAGAKEGVSADATEKAEEGASRPDDAVDAAGDGGNSGSPRLEADEAATAEEKADKGAAAGSEEVVDDGGGDDAATVRWETCRAGRGVSPADYIPCLDNVKAIKALRSRRHMEHRERHCPVAPRPKCLVRLPSGYRPPVPWPRSRDMIWYNNVPHPKLVEYKKDQNWVTNSGDYLVFPGGGTQFKAGVTRYIQFIEQIMPTIKWGTHTRTVLDVGCGVASFGGYLLDRNVITMSFAPKDEHEAQIQFALERGIPAFLAVIATQKLPFPDEAFDVVHCARCRVHWYANGGKPLLELNRVLRPGGFYIWSATPVYRQEKRDQDDWNAMVKLTKSMCWRTVVKSEDSNGIGVVVYQKPTSSSCYLERKTNEPPMCSKDGSRFPWYAPLDTCLLSTAVSSSNEKSSWPLLWPERLNARYLNVPDDSSSTSEKFDADAKYWKHAISEIYFNDFPVNWSSVRNVMDMNAGYGGFAAALIDKPLWVMNVVPVGQPDTLSIIFDRGLIGVYHDWCESFNTYPRTYDLLHMSYLLESLTNRCDITEVTAEIDRILRPDRWFVLRDTREMIQKMRPFLKSLHYETLVVKQQFLVAKKGFWRPGK from the exons ATGGCCGTGCCCTCCGACGCCCGCAAGCGGCGCCcgttcctcctctccctgtcgctcttcctcctcgtctccGCGCTACTCGCCCtcgccttcctcttcctcgacCCCTCCGCGCAAACCCTATCCGTGCTGTCCTCCCGCCTCACTGCCCATTCCTCGCTCGCACCTCCCGCTGCTCCGGGAGGAGGGCGAAACCCAACCCCGATTCCCACCCCCGGAGACACTCCCCGCCCGCAGGCTCCCGCGGTCGCCGGCGCGAAAGAGGGGGTGAGCGCCGACGCGACCGAGAAGGCCGAGGAGGGCGCATCGCGACCAGACGACGCCGTCGACGCTGCTGGAGACGGTGGAAACAGCGGGTCGCCACGGCTAGAGGCGGatgaggcggcgacggcggaggagaaggcggataagggcgccgccgctggctcGGAGGAAGTGGTggatgacggcggcggggacgatgcggcgacggtgaggtgGGAGACTTGCAGGGCGGGAAGAGGGGTATCGCCGGCGGACTACATCCCGTGCCTCGACAACGTCAAGGCGATCAAGGCGTTGCGTTCGAGGCGTCACATGGAGCACCGGGAGCGCCACTGCCCCGTGGCGCCGCGGCCCAAGTGCCTGGTGCGGCTGCCCTCGGGGTACCGGCCGCCCGTGCCGTGGCCGCGCAGCCGTGACATG ATATGGTACAACAATGTTCCTCACCCTAAACTGGTGGAGTACAAGAAGGACCAAAACTGGGTAACAAATTCCGGTGACTATCTTGTCTTCCCTGGAGGTGGAACTCAATTCAAAGCTGGCGTTACAAGATACATTCAGTTTATTGAACAG ATAATGCCCACCATTAAGTGGGGAACACACACAAGAACTGTCCTGGATGTTGGATGTGGTGTTGCTAGCTTTGGTGGATATCTTCTGGACAGGAATGTCATTACCATGTCATTTGCCCCAAAGGATGAGCATGAAGCTCAGATACAGTTTGCATTAGAGCGTGGTATTCCAGCATTTCTAGCTGTGATTGCAACACAAAAACTTCCTTTCCCTGATGAGGCGTTTGATGTTGTCCACTGTGCAAGGTGCAGGGTCCATTGGTATGCAAATG GTGGAAAACCATTGTTGGAGCTTAACAGAGTGCTCAGGCCAGGAGGATTTTACATTTGGTCTGCAACCCCTGTCTACCGTCAAGAAAAAAGAGATCAAGATGACTGGAATG CAATGGTTAAACTTACCAAATCAATGTGCTGGCGAACAGTGGTAAAATCTGAAGATAGTAATGGAATTGGTGTCGTCGTATACCAAAAACCGACTTCAAGCTCATGCTACCTTGAGAGAAAGACAAATGAACCCCCCATGTGCTCTAAGGATGGATCACGCTTTCCTTG GTATGCTCCTCTTGATACTTGCCTTTTGTCGACTGCTGTTTCCAGTTCAAATGAAAAAAGCAGCTGGCCCCTTCTGTGGCCTGAAAGACTGAATGCCAGATATCTAAATGTGCCTGATGATTCTTCAAGTACCAGTGAGAAGTTTGATGCTGATGCAAAGTATTGGAAACATGCCATTTCAGAAATATACTTTAATGATTTTCCAGTTAATTGGTCATCCGTCCGCAATGTAATGGACATGAATGCTGGTTATGGAGG ATTTGCAGCAGCACTTATTGATAAGCCTTTATGGGTAATGAATGTTGTTCCTGTTGGTCAGCCCGATACCTTGTCAATTATTTTCGACAGAGGACTTATTGGGGTATATCATGATTGGTGTGAATCTTTCAACACATACCCACGGACTTATGATCTCCTTCACATGAGCTATCTTCTTGAAAGTCTTACAAACAG GTGCGACATCACCGAAGTAACAGCTGAAATAGACAGGATATTGAGGCCTGACAGATGGTTTGTGTTGAGAGACACCAGAGAAATGATACAGAAGATGCGGCCGTTTCTTAAGTCCCTGCACTATGAAACATTAGTTGTCAAACAACAATTTCTTGTTGCTAAGAAGGGTTTCTGGCGTCCCGGCAAGTGA
- the LOC102720798 gene encoding uncharacterized protein LOC102720798 isoform X1: MSTISDQKKRTLEALQQRYAAAKAKKLQEAQPKCQTKNKDGTSKPKFDASRKGKAPEPIPCQISTQLPSKTGLAISSSSASSGGEINPVYSELSFAPHDNLLQGSIVDLDSMDVVQSVVHDIIQKGGDAGKITKGAKKLRLDKGILLDNYVHRGPRLVEAQAKSLLSHSKRSKRHMSLKKHKKCGSFDLDETLCKFDLYKPMHEMWKEYITELTKTTPKKQLSENLLSADLHGALIIVAECKSDSYQGVCGIMIRDTAETFGIISEDNHFRVVPKAGSVFILQAGCCKVTLIGNKLSPREKLKENQRQQRVQAQIR; the protein is encoded by the exons ATGTCAACTATTTCTGATCAGAAGAAACGGACCTTAGAAGCGCTTCAACAACGGTATGCTGCTGCAAAAGCTAAAAAGCTGCAAGAAGCGCAACCTAAGTGTCAAACGAAGAACAAAGATGGCACGTCCAAGCCCAAATTTGATGCATCAAGGAAAGGAAAAGCTCCTGAACCCATTCCATGTCAAATCTCCACTCAGCTCCCTTCGAAAACAG GTCTAGCAATTTCCAGTTCTTCTGCTTCATCAG GTGGAGAAATCAACCCTGTATACTCTGAACTCTCATTTGCTCCTCATGATAATTTGCTCCAAGGAAGCATTGTG GATTTGGACAGTATGGATGTTGTGCAGAGTGTTGTTCATGACATAATTCAGAAAGGTGGAGATGCTGGCAAAATTACCAAAGGAGCCAAAAAGTTAAGGCTGGACAAGGGGATTCTGTTGGATAACTATGTTCACAGGGGTCCGAGATTAGTGGAAGCACAAGCAAAATCTTTATTAAGTCATTCCAAACGATCAAAAAGACACATGTCACTTAAGAAACATAAGAAGTGTGGATCATTTGATTTAGATGAGACGCTCTGCAA GTTTGATCTCTATAAGCCAATGCATGAAATGTGGAAAGAATACATAACAGAGCTTACCAAGACTACACC GAAGAAACAGTTATCTGAAAACCTCCTCTCCGCAGATCTCCATGGGGCTCTTATAATAG TGGCTGAATGCAAATCAGACTCTTACCAAGGTGTTTGTGGCATCATGATTCGGGATACTGCAGAGACTTTTGGGATCATATCAGAGGACAATCACTTCCGAG TTGTACCAAAAGCTGGATCAGTTTTCATACTCCAAGCAGGCTGTTGTAAGGTTACACTGATCGGCAACAAATTGTCCCCCAGGGAGAAGCTGAAAGAGAACCAGCGTCAGCAGCGGGTGCAAGCACAAATCAGATAG
- the LOC102720798 gene encoding uncharacterized protein LOC102720798 isoform X2, protein MSTISDQKKRTLEALQQRYAAAKAKKLQEAQPKCQTKNKDGTSKPKFDASRKGKAPEPIPCQISTQLPSKTGLAISSSSASSGGEINPVYSELSFAPHDNLLQGSIVDLDSMDVVQSVVHDIIQKGGDAGKITKGAKKLRLDKGILLDNYVHRGPRLVEAQAKSLLSHSKRSKRHMSLKKHKKCGSFDLDETLCKFDLYKPMHEMWKEYITELTKTTPKKQLSENLLSADLHGALIIDSYQGVCGIMIRDTAETFGIISEDNHFRVVPKAGSVFILQAGCCKVTLIGNKLSPREKLKENQRQQRVQAQIR, encoded by the exons ATGTCAACTATTTCTGATCAGAAGAAACGGACCTTAGAAGCGCTTCAACAACGGTATGCTGCTGCAAAAGCTAAAAAGCTGCAAGAAGCGCAACCTAAGTGTCAAACGAAGAACAAAGATGGCACGTCCAAGCCCAAATTTGATGCATCAAGGAAAGGAAAAGCTCCTGAACCCATTCCATGTCAAATCTCCACTCAGCTCCCTTCGAAAACAG GTCTAGCAATTTCCAGTTCTTCTGCTTCATCAG GTGGAGAAATCAACCCTGTATACTCTGAACTCTCATTTGCTCCTCATGATAATTTGCTCCAAGGAAGCATTGTG GATTTGGACAGTATGGATGTTGTGCAGAGTGTTGTTCATGACATAATTCAGAAAGGTGGAGATGCTGGCAAAATTACCAAAGGAGCCAAAAAGTTAAGGCTGGACAAGGGGATTCTGTTGGATAACTATGTTCACAGGGGTCCGAGATTAGTGGAAGCACAAGCAAAATCTTTATTAAGTCATTCCAAACGATCAAAAAGACACATGTCACTTAAGAAACATAAGAAGTGTGGATCATTTGATTTAGATGAGACGCTCTGCAA GTTTGATCTCTATAAGCCAATGCATGAAATGTGGAAAGAATACATAACAGAGCTTACCAAGACTACACC GAAGAAACAGTTATCTGAAAACCTCCTCTCCGCAGATCTCCATGGGGCTCTTATAATAG ACTCTTACCAAGGTGTTTGTGGCATCATGATTCGGGATACTGCAGAGACTTTTGGGATCATATCAGAGGACAATCACTTCCGAG TTGTACCAAAAGCTGGATCAGTTTTCATACTCCAAGCAGGCTGTTGTAAGGTTACACTGATCGGCAACAAATTGTCCCCCAGGGAGAAGCTGAAAGAGAACCAGCGTCAGCAGCGGGTGCAAGCACAAATCAGATAG